In Syntrophales bacterium, the following proteins share a genomic window:
- a CDS encoding putative molybdenum carrier protein, translated as MIKKIISGGQTGADRAALDVAIKVGIPHGGWIPKGRKTEDGVLPDKYQLQEMSTTSYPKRTEQNVLDSEGTLIVSHGKLNGGSALTRKLAGKHKRPCIHIDMDRLSITDAVDAIKEWIGYNAIQILNVAGPRASKDPDIYNSTKEILETMLATK; from the coding sequence ATGATCAAAAAGATAATTTCCGGCGGACAAACAGGCGCAGACCGGGCAGCCCTTGATGTTGCTATTAAAGTAGGTATTCCACATGGTGGCTGGATACCAAAAGGCCGTAAAACCGAAGATGGAGTGCTGCCGGATAAATATCAGCTGCAGGAGATGTCCACTACCAGCTATCCAAAGCGAACCGAACAAAATGTGCTGGATTCAGAAGGCACATTGATCGTGTCTCACGGCAAACTCAACGGAGGTTCGGCACTGACCAGAAAACTTGCCGGGAAACACAAGCGCCCATGTATTCATATTGACATGGATAGATTATCTATTACCGATGCAGTGGATGCCATTAAAGAGTGGATTGGCTATAATGCAATACAGATCCTCAACGTAGCAGGTCCAAGAGCCAGTAAAGATCCAGACATATACAACTCCACAAAGGAGATACTGGAAACTATGCTGGCAACCAAATAG
- a CDS encoding endonuclease: MKRIASFLIALAIICLIVSLSYATDKGNTRFQSFSKVKKVLLRQVYSDHLTTFYCNCPFTMDKTIVPSDKYTPKKEGNRANRVEWEHIVPAHAFGQSFPEWRNGHPECVSSKGKPFKGRNCARKMVVKFRYMESDMYNLVPAVGEINGLRSNYSFGMIPGEKREFGNCDMEIENRKAEPPPEKRGNIARTYFYMDWAYPGHGIISKKNRKLFEAWSKEDPVDAWECERCKRIEKIQGNENLFVKEPCQAVGLW; this comes from the coding sequence ATGAAGAGAATTGCATCATTCCTCATAGCTTTGGCAATAATCTGCTTGATCGTAAGTCTCTCCTATGCCACCGATAAAGGAAACACCAGATTCCAGTCATTCAGCAAGGTAAAGAAGGTCCTCTTAAGACAAGTTTACTCAGACCATCTCACAACGTTTTACTGTAACTGCCCCTTCACCATGGATAAGACAATTGTCCCATCAGACAAGTACACTCCAAAGAAAGAGGGGAATCGTGCAAATAGGGTTGAGTGGGAGCACATAGTTCCAGCCCATGCATTCGGCCAGAGTTTTCCAGAATGGAGAAATGGACATCCTGAATGTGTAAGCAGTAAGGGAAAACCATTTAAGGGACGCAACTGTGCCAGAAAGATGGTCGTCAAATTCAGATATATGGAATCAGATATGTATAACCTGGTACCCGCAGTAGGAGAAATAAACGGATTGCGATCTAATTATAGTTTTGGAATGATCCCGGGGGAGAAAAGAGAATTTGGAAACTGTGACATGGAGATTGAAAACAGAAAGGCGGAACCGCCACCGGAAAAACGGGGCAACATTGCAAGAACGTATTTCTATATGGACTGGGCATATCCGGGGCATGGTATTATCAGTAAGAAGAACCGGAAACTCTTTGAGGCATGGAGCAAAGAAGATCCCGTTGATGCCTGGGAATGTGAAAGATGTAAGAGGATAGAGAAGATTCAGGGAAATGAGAATTTATTTGTAAAGGAACCCTGTCAGGCTGTGGGGTTATGGTAG
- a CDS encoding integration host factor subunit alpha, with translation MALTKAEIIKSIQDQLGFPQNKSADIFESFLEIMKQSLVNGEDVMISGFGKFCINEKNARKGRNPQTGESIILEPRRVVTFRCSSRLKDKINN, from the coding sequence ATGGCCCTTACAAAAGCAGAGATAATTAAATCAATCCAAGACCAGCTTGGTTTTCCTCAGAACAAATCCGCAGACATATTCGAATCCTTTTTGGAAATAATGAAACAATCACTTGTGAATGGTGAGGATGTCATGATCAGCGGATTCGGGAAGTTCTGCATCAATGAAAAGAACGCCCGGAAAGGAAGAAATCCGCAAACAGGAGAAAGCATCATATTGGAACCAAGAAGAGTTGTTACTTTCAGGTGCTCTTCGAGGCTAAAGGATAAAATCAACAATTGA
- a CDS encoding DEAD/DEAH box helicase, with amino-acid sequence MNIFGLRDRLIKDYSDYIQSFILIKDSKIRDRVEDEFTRGLLWPDPLIQLNPSFKPGKWIDELVQGGVLNEECRRIFRIKESPDDEGQSLLLHQHQADAINAAKTGKNYVLTTGTGSGKSLAYIVPIVDYVLRAGSGNGIKAIIVYPMNALCNSQMGELEKFLCYGYPKGAEPVRFARYTGQEKDEERQSLIANPPDVLLTNYVMLELILTRPYEKNIITAAQGLRFLVLDELHTYRGRQGADVAMLVRRLRDACNAENLQHVGTSATLAGPGTYKEQRKEIADVATKLFGDVVEPEMVIGETLRRATKAIDLSDTSFLDRLKERVADPDKHPPTDYSEFITDPLSIWIENTFGITTETQSGRLIRTIPRSITGDEGTAKQLSELINVPEERCREAIQEGLLAGYRCEDPDTRFPVFAFRLHQFISRGDNVYTSIEPEDSRFITVFGQQFVPGDRSRVLLPVVFCRECGQEYYCVRVERDPDTNQSIFTQREISDRYHDDNSEPGYLYYNSEKPWPDSMEEIIEILPTDWLDETGLRIRKNYKKNLPERVRIKADGCESADGNLYHYFKSPFRFCPNCGVSYGARQASDFGKLTSLGTEGRSTATTILSLAAIRHLKKEESLKKEARKLLSFTDNRQDASLQAGHFNDFVEIGLLRSALYEAALNAGPAGLRHDELGQKVFDSLDLPLGLYTSDATIKFRALEETKKALRNVVCYRLYHDLRRGWRVVSPNLEQCGLLEIGYDSLKELCEAEDEWQGCHSTLLEAKPETRFNVCKVLLDLMRRELAIKVDYLDPNFQERVKQQSNQRLIPPWAIDENERLMEASILFPRKKEKKDYGGHFFLSPRSLFGQYLRRVTTFPDYTEKLDLKITEEIIRQLLESLKVAGLVEEVMPAKNEDQVPGYQLPAAAMHWIAGDGTKPFHDVLRVHTESKEGGRPNPFFVSFYKDIAAEGKGIEAREHTAQVPGELRQEREDAFREGRLPILYCSPTMELGIDIATLNVVNMRNVPPTPANYAQRSGRAGRSGQPALVFAYCSTGSPHDQYFFKRPDRMVAGAVAPPKLELGNEDLIKSHIHAVWLSATGQSLGNSLKDVLNVEGGNPTLALSESVHDSFLNERARKTAIGNSTRVLKSIENDLSIADWHSEGWLEDTLNKVLLSFEQSCERWRSLYRSAAKQRETQHKIISDASRSIDDKKQAKRLRREAEAQLDLLLEARSVIQSDFYSYRYFASEGFLPGYNFPRLPLSAYIPGRLRRRDDFLSRPRFLAISEFGPRSIIYHEGSRYIINKVIMPVGDDDVLTTTAKLCPNCGYLHPISDGDPGLDLCDYCKHPLESSLRQLFRLQNVSTKRRDRISCDEEERIRLGYEIKTGVRFAVHGGRPSFRTAFLKQSDGELLATLTYGHAATLWRINLGWARRRNVNQLGFVLDTERGYWARNEQAAEDDESDPMSTKTERVIPFVEDHRNCLIFKPEKPLNDTQMASLQAALKQAIQTAYQLEDNELAAEPLPSMKERKVILIYEAAEGGAGVLRQLISDPEAFAYVAKDAMEICHFDPVTGQDMGRAPRSNEDCEAACYDCLMTYSNQRDHRLLDRKSIRDLLLDYSKSKVVVSPTELPRAEHLKRLMNQAGSSLEKKWLSFLDERDLNLPSKAQVFFEECKSRPDYFYANDLAVIYIDGPIHDYPDRAKRDDQQTDCFEDLGYTVIRFGHKDDWEIIIEKFPHVFGTVKTH; translated from the coding sequence ATGAACATCTTCGGTTTACGGGACCGATTGATTAAAGATTACTCGGATTATATTCAAAGCTTTATCCTGATCAAAGATTCAAAGATTCGAGATCGTGTTGAAGATGAATTTACAAGAGGTCTCCTCTGGCCTGATCCTCTCATCCAGTTAAATCCTTCATTTAAGCCAGGCAAATGGATAGACGAGCTTGTTCAAGGGGGTGTTTTAAACGAAGAATGCAGACGAATATTTAGAATAAAAGAAAGCCCAGACGATGAAGGGCAATCTCTACTACTTCACCAGCATCAAGCAGATGCCATTAACGCCGCAAAAACTGGAAAGAACTATGTTCTCACTACCGGCACCGGTTCAGGGAAAAGTCTTGCCTATATAGTACCCATTGTTGATTACGTGCTTCGTGCAGGTTCCGGAAACGGAATCAAGGCGATAATTGTTTACCCTATGAACGCCTTGTGTAACAGCCAGATGGGGGAGCTCGAAAAATTTCTATGTTATGGCTACCCCAAGGGCGCAGAGCCGGTTCGTTTTGCCAGATATACCGGCCAGGAAAAGGATGAAGAGAGGCAGTCTCTTATAGCAAACCCGCCGGATGTTCTTCTCACAAATTATGTGATGCTGGAACTAATTCTGACAAGACCCTATGAAAAAAATATTATTACGGCAGCACAGGGCCTCCGCTTTCTCGTGCTCGACGAATTACATACATACCGGGGGCGACAGGGTGCGGATGTGGCAATGCTGGTCCGGAGATTAAGGGATGCGTGTAATGCAGAAAACTTGCAGCATGTAGGGACTTCGGCGACTCTGGCAGGACCTGGAACATACAAGGAACAAAGAAAAGAAATTGCGGATGTTGCCACAAAGCTCTTTGGAGATGTTGTCGAGCCTGAAATGGTGATTGGAGAAACGTTAAGAAGGGCAACTAAAGCCATTGATTTGTCAGATACTTCATTCTTAGATAGGTTAAAAGAACGTGTGGCTGATCCGGATAAACATCCGCCGACGGATTATTCCGAATTTATAACAGATCCTTTATCCATATGGATTGAAAATACCTTTGGTATTACTACCGAAACACAGTCTGGCAGACTGATTAGAACAATTCCCCGAAGCATAACAGGAGATGAAGGCACAGCAAAACAATTAAGTGAATTGATAAACGTACCTGAAGAGCGCTGCAGGGAGGCAATTCAGGAAGGATTACTTGCAGGTTATCGGTGCGAAGACCCAGATACTCGTTTTCCTGTCTTCGCATTTCGGTTGCACCAGTTCATCAGCCGTGGGGATAATGTTTACACATCAATCGAACCGGAAGATTCCAGGTTTATTACAGTATTTGGCCAACAGTTTGTTCCGGGAGACCGATCACGAGTTCTGCTGCCGGTAGTTTTTTGCAGAGAATGCGGGCAGGAATATTACTGTGTCCGCGTTGAGCGAGATCCCGACACAAATCAAAGCATTTTCACACAACGAGAAATCTCCGACCGCTATCATGATGACAATAGTGAACCCGGATACCTCTATTACAATTCAGAAAAACCATGGCCGGATAGCATGGAAGAAATCATTGAAATTTTACCTACCGACTGGCTTGATGAGACGGGGTTAAGGATAAGAAAGAATTACAAGAAAAATCTTCCTGAACGTGTACGTATAAAGGCCGATGGCTGTGAATCAGCAGACGGAAATCTCTATCACTATTTTAAATCGCCTTTCCGGTTTTGCCCAAACTGCGGTGTTTCTTATGGGGCGCGGCAGGCATCTGATTTCGGCAAACTAACATCACTGGGAACGGAAGGTAGAAGCACTGCTACCACTATCCTCAGCCTTGCCGCAATCCGACATCTTAAAAAGGAAGAGAGCCTTAAGAAAGAAGCGCGGAAATTACTCAGTTTTACAGACAACCGACAGGATGCGTCTTTACAGGCTGGACACTTCAATGATTTTGTAGAAATAGGCCTCCTTCGTTCCGCACTTTACGAAGCCGCACTTAATGCGGGACCCGCAGGATTGCGTCACGATGAACTTGGCCAGAAAGTCTTTGACTCACTGGATCTGCCATTGGGCCTATATACATCCGATGCCACTATTAAGTTTCGCGCATTAGAGGAAACAAAGAAGGCATTACGAAATGTTGTCTGCTACCGGTTATATCATGACCTGAGACGAGGATGGCGTGTCGTATCACCAAACCTGGAACAATGCGGTCTTCTGGAAATTGGATACGATTCCCTTAAAGAACTTTGTGAAGCCGAAGATGAATGGCAAGGTTGTCATTCTACACTCCTCGAAGCTAAACCGGAAACACGATTTAATGTGTGTAAAGTACTTCTTGATCTGATGAGAAGAGAACTGGCAATCAAGGTGGACTATCTCGATCCCAATTTTCAGGAAAGAGTGAAACAGCAGAGCAATCAGCGGCTCATTCCACCTTGGGCCATCGATGAAAATGAACGATTGATGGAAGCATCGATACTCTTCCCACGGAAAAAGGAAAAGAAAGATTATGGGGGTCATTTCTTTTTATCCCCTCGAAGCCTTTTTGGACAATATCTTCGTCGCGTAACAACATTTCCTGATTATACAGAGAAACTTGACCTTAAAATCACTGAGGAAATTATCAGGCAATTACTTGAATCTCTGAAAGTAGCAGGGCTCGTAGAGGAGGTAATGCCTGCGAAGAACGAAGATCAGGTTCCAGGATATCAACTCCCCGCAGCCGCAATGCACTGGATCGCAGGTGATGGAACAAAGCCATTCCACGATGTGCTTCGTGTTCATACCGAATCCAAAGAAGGCGGAAGACCTAATCCTTTCTTCGTTTCATTCTATAAAGATATTGCGGCAGAAGGAAAGGGGATAGAAGCAAGAGAACACACTGCGCAGGTACCCGGCGAACTCAGACAAGAGCGGGAAGATGCTTTTCGGGAGGGGCGATTACCCATCCTCTACTGTTCACCGACAATGGAATTAGGCATAGACATAGCGACCTTGAATGTAGTGAATATGAGAAACGTTCCTCCGACACCTGCCAATTATGCACAGAGAAGCGGCCGTGCCGGAAGGAGCGGTCAGCCGGCCCTGGTTTTTGCCTACTGTTCAACCGGCAGCCCCCATGACCAATACTTCTTCAAACGTCCTGACCGGATGGTGGCGGGTGCTGTTGCGCCTCCGAAACTCGAACTCGGCAATGAAGATCTCATAAAATCCCATATTCATGCAGTGTGGTTATCAGCAACAGGGCAATCTTTGGGGAACTCCCTGAAAGACGTACTTAATGTTGAAGGGGGAAATCCCACTCTCGCACTGAGCGAGTCAGTGCATGACAGTTTCTTGAATGAACGGGCCAGGAAAACAGCCATAGGAAACTCCACGCGTGTCTTGAAAAGTATAGAAAATGATCTATCTATAGCGGACTGGCATAGTGAGGGATGGTTGGAAGATACTTTGAATAAAGTTCTCCTGAGCTTTGAGCAGTCCTGCGAGCGCTGGCGTTCCCTTTATCGGTCTGCTGCAAAACAGAGAGAGACTCAGCATAAAATTATCAGTGATGCATCCCGAAGCATAGATGATAAAAAGCAAGCCAAGCGGCTGCGCCGGGAGGCGGAAGCCCAGCTGGATTTACTACTCGAAGCGCGCAGTGTGATTCAGTCAGATTTCTATAGCTATCGCTATTTTGCCAGTGAGGGATTTCTCCCGGGATATAATTTTCCCAGGCTTCCTCTTTCAGCATATATCCCGGGACGTCTTAGACGACGGGATGATTTCCTTTCCCGCCCTCGATTCCTGGCAATTTCTGAATTCGGACCACGGAGCATCATTTATCATGAAGGTTCCCGTTATATTATTAATAAAGTTATTATGCCTGTTGGTGATGACGATGTCCTCACTACCACAGCGAAACTCTGCCCTAACTGCGGTTATCTGCACCCGATTTCAGATGGTGACCCGGGTTTAGATCTCTGTGATTATTGTAAACACCCATTAGAATCATCTTTACGGCAGCTTTTTCGCCTTCAGAACGTATCAACGAAACGAAGGGACAGGATCAGTTGTGACGAGGAAGAGCGAATCAGGCTGGGTTATGAAATCAAAACGGGCGTTCGGTTTGCCGTTCACGGAGGCAGGCCTTCCTTCAGAACAGCCTTTCTTAAACAATCCGACGGTGAATTGCTTGCCACATTGACGTATGGTCATGCAGCGACACTCTGGCGTATCAATTTGGGATGGGCGCGCCGGAGGAATGTGAATCAATTAGGTTTTGTTCTCGATACGGAACGAGGATACTGGGCAAGGAATGAACAGGCCGCGGAAGACGATGAAAGCGATCCGATGAGCACAAAAACAGAACGTGTTATACCATTCGTTGAAGACCACAGGAATTGCCTTATTTTCAAACCGGAAAAGCCTTTAAACGATACGCAAATGGCATCACTCCAGGCTGCGCTGAAACAGGCTATTCAGACCGCATATCAATTAGAGGATAATGAACTGGCGGCCGAACCGTTGCCCAGTATGAAAGAAAGAAAGGTGATTCTTATTTATGAAGCGGCGGAAGGTGGCGCCGGTGTATTAAGGCAACTGATTTCTGATCCGGAAGCATTCGCGTATGTCGCAAAAGATGCGATGGAAATATGTCATTTTGACCCTGTAACCGGGCAGGATATGGGGCGCGCGCCAAGATCCAACGAAGATTGCGAAGCAGCTTGCTATGACTGTCTGATGACTTACAGCAACCAGAGAGACCACCGCCTTCTTGATCGCAAATCAATTCGTGATCTGCTTCTTGATTATTCAAAATCAAAAGTTGTCGTATCGCCCACTGAATTACCACGGGCTGAACACCTCAAAAGATTGATGAATCAGGCAGGATCAAGTCTCGAAAAAAAGTGGCTGAGTTTTCTGGACGAACGCGATCTCAATTTGCCGTCCAAAGCGCAGGTATTTTTCGAGGAATGCAAATCACGGCCGGATTACTTCTATGCAAATGATTTGGCCGTCATCTATATTGATGGACCAATACATGATTATCCGGATCGTGCAAAGCGTGATGATCAGCAAACAGACTGTTTTGAAGATCTGGGCTATACTGTTATACGCTTTGGTCATAAGGATGACTGGGAAATAATTATCGAAAAGTTTCCCCATGTTTTTGGAACAGTAAAGACGCATTAG
- a CDS encoding helicase-related protein, translating to MDFAVGSLVEARGREWVVLPESKDNLLVLRPLGGTDDEIAGIYLPLETVKPAQFDLPDPAQIGDHRSCRMLRDAVRLGFRASAGPFRSFAQLAVEPRPYQLVPLLMALRLDPVKMLIADDVGVGKTIEACLLARELLDRGEIQRIGVLCPPHLAEQWQKEMKDKFHINAELVLSSTARRLERNCGINQSIFEVYPHVIVSTDYIKSDRRRDEFIRTCPDLIIVDEAHTCTFADVNRGGRHQRYQLLKSISEKPDRHLILVTATPHTGKDDAFRHLLSFLNSDFSNLPEDLTGKEHESVRRNLSQYFVQRRRKDIEDYMEETTFPTRKEREETYTLSPEYKKLFDRALNYAREMVSTSDKSRIHQRVRWWSALALLRSLASSPDAAVATLRSRASTADADAIEDVDEIGRRTVLDMDGDEEAEMMDIAPGADVSEFSPDEKRERSRLLDMARQAEKLRGNKDEKLKKATGIIKELLKDGFHPIVFCRFIATAEYVANELRKSLSGVEVIAVTGKLPPKERELRVAKLGESKKRVLVCTDCLSEGINLQKKFDSVFHYDLTWNPTRHEQREGRVDRFGQGSKEVRVVTYYGTDNQIDGIVLEVLIKKHKKIRSSTGISVPVPVDTNQVIEAIFEGLLLREKQRQVTQEQLFLFEDLFKPQKEELYKEWENVSEREKRSHSMFAQRTIKVEEVAKELEAVREAIGSGVNVSSFLRQVLEAHGAVVKQQNNGVYEFDLTETPPGLRDVLPCPVKFKARFELPVHDDILYLNRTHPIVEAAASYVMDTALDPLSNCVAQRAGVIRTDLVKRRTTVMLVRFRYHIVTAYNEKEKTLLAEDCQTIAFAGAPNNAEWLPGNEVENLLGAKPDINIQPDVARHQLQRILDNFDELRPHLDEIAKIRGEELLNAHRRVRRASRIKNVRHRIEPKLPPDILGLYVYLPSPEGA from the coding sequence ATGGATTTTGCGGTAGGTTCATTAGTTGAAGCGCGAGGGCGGGAATGGGTGGTACTTCCTGAATCAAAGGATAACTTGCTCGTTCTCAGGCCCCTTGGAGGCACGGATGACGAAATTGCAGGAATTTATCTACCTCTGGAAACGGTTAAGCCCGCGCAATTTGATCTGCCCGATCCGGCCCAGATAGGTGACCATCGTTCCTGTCGTATGCTCCGTGACGCGGTGCGTCTGGGATTCCGCGCAAGCGCCGGACCTTTTCGTTCATTCGCACAACTGGCAGTTGAACCTCGCCCCTACCAATTGGTACCGCTGTTGATGGCTTTGCGATTAGATCCTGTAAAGATGCTGATCGCGGATGACGTGGGCGTCGGAAAAACGATAGAAGCCTGTCTGCTTGCCCGCGAACTTCTTGATCGCGGAGAAATTCAGCGCATTGGAGTACTCTGTCCACCTCACCTTGCCGAACAATGGCAGAAAGAAATGAAAGACAAGTTTCATATCAACGCCGAATTGGTTTTATCCAGTACGGCCCGGCGCCTGGAGCGGAACTGCGGCATCAACCAATCCATCTTTGAAGTTTATCCCCACGTCATCGTGTCCACGGACTACATCAAATCAGATCGCAGACGGGATGAATTCATTCGCACCTGCCCTGATCTGATTATTGTTGATGAGGCCCATACCTGTACCTTTGCAGACGTTAATAGAGGCGGGCGTCACCAGCGGTATCAGTTGCTCAAAAGTATTTCTGAGAAACCGGATCGTCATCTGATACTCGTTACGGCAACACCCCATACGGGCAAGGATGATGCCTTCCGACACCTTTTATCTTTCCTGAATTCAGATTTCAGTAACCTTCCGGAAGACCTTACCGGTAAGGAACATGAAAGTGTACGGCGAAATTTGTCACAGTATTTCGTTCAGAGAAGGCGCAAGGACATCGAAGATTATATGGAGGAGACAACCTTCCCAACGCGGAAAGAACGAGAAGAAACCTATACGCTTTCCCCCGAGTACAAAAAACTGTTCGATAGGGCATTGAATTATGCCCGCGAGATGGTGAGCACGTCGGACAAAAGCAGAATACATCAAAGGGTGCGATGGTGGTCTGCCCTGGCATTGTTGAGAAGTCTGGCTTCCAGCCCGGATGCGGCCGTGGCTACCCTCAGAAGTCGAGCTTCGACAGCAGATGCCGACGCGATAGAGGATGTTGATGAAATCGGTCGTCGAACCGTTTTGGATATGGATGGGGACGAAGAAGCCGAAATGATGGACATAGCGCCCGGGGCCGATGTTTCAGAATTTTCTCCGGATGAAAAAAGAGAAAGAAGCCGCCTTCTCGATATGGCAAGACAAGCTGAGAAATTGAGAGGCAATAAAGATGAAAAACTGAAAAAGGCAACTGGTATTATCAAAGAACTTCTCAAAGACGGCTTTCACCCCATTGTCTTCTGTCGTTTTATAGCGACTGCGGAATACGTGGCCAATGAACTGCGAAAGAGCCTGAGTGGCGTCGAGGTAATCGCGGTTACGGGAAAGCTGCCGCCTAAGGAGCGTGAACTGCGTGTTGCGAAACTTGGTGAATCAAAAAAACGTGTCCTCGTCTGCACAGATTGCCTGAGTGAAGGCATTAATCTTCAGAAGAAATTTGATTCAGTGTTTCATTATGATCTTACATGGAATCCGACACGCCATGAACAGCGCGAGGGGCGCGTGGATCGTTTCGGGCAGGGAAGCAAAGAGGTCCGGGTTGTTACTTATTATGGCACTGATAATCAAATCGACGGCATTGTTCTTGAGGTATTGATTAAGAAACACAAGAAAATTCGCAGTTCCACCGGTATATCGGTGCCAGTGCCAGTCGATACCAATCAGGTCATCGAAGCAATCTTTGAAGGACTGCTCCTTCGGGAAAAACAAAGACAGGTTACTCAGGAGCAGTTGTTTCTGTTTGAAGACCTTTTCAAACCCCAAAAGGAAGAACTTTACAAGGAGTGGGAAAACGTCTCCGAACGCGAGAAACGATCTCATTCTATGTTTGCCCAGCGAACCATTAAAGTGGAAGAAGTTGCCAAAGAGCTTGAAGCCGTGCGAGAAGCTATAGGATCCGGTGTAAATGTCTCATCATTTCTGCGGCAGGTACTTGAGGCACATGGTGCCGTTGTCAAACAGCAAAACAACGGCGTATATGAATTTGATCTTACGGAAACACCACCAGGCTTGCGTGACGTTCTCCCATGTCCGGTCAAATTCAAGGCCCGTTTTGAATTGCCGGTACATGATGACATTCTCTATCTTAATAGAACACATCCGATTGTTGAAGCGGCAGCATCCTATGTTATGGATACTGCCCTCGACCCGCTTTCGAACTGTGTTGCCCAGAGAGCAGGGGTGATTCGCACAGACCTGGTCAAGCGGCGCACTACTGTTATGCTGGTTCGTTTTCGTTATCACATTGTCACCGCCTATAACGAAAAAGAAAAAACACTTTTGGCAGAAGATTGTCAAACGATTGCATTCGCAGGCGCTCCGAATAATGCCGAATGGCTTCCAGGCAATGAGGTGGAGAACCTTCTGGGAGCAAAACCGGACATTAATATCCAACCGGATGTGGCCCGGCACCAGTTGCAGCGGATTCTTGACAATTTCGACGAGCTGAGACCGCATTTAGATGAAATCGCGAAAATTCGTGGAGAAGAATTGCTCAACGCGCACCGTCGTGTACGTCGAGCATCCCGCATTAAGAATGTAAGGCATCGCATAGAGCCCAAATTGCCGCCCGACATTTTGGGCTTGTATGTCTATCTGCCAAGTCCGGAGGGTGCCTGA